The region CTCAagtaacaaaaaagaaataacaatTCAAAAGCGATATTTAGATGCTCcagtagaaataaaaaagatcagagcatgtgaaatccgTTGATCTATGTCCTGAGAACTGTTCGATTAATGAAATGGTTGATGTCTTCAATAGCAATTTAAGGAGCATGTTGAACAAAGTCACCCCAGTCAAGACTAAAAAGACACTCTGTGATAAAGTGGCACCATTGATAAATAACATGATCTGTGAGCTGAAGCGAAAGATCATTGCAGAGAACAGCAGCAACTCTAGGCTACTATTTTCAGCTATCGATCGATTATTAAATCCCAGGCCAGTCTCTGACATTTTTAACCAAGCTTCTCCTTCACAGTGTGAGGAATTTGCAcatgtctttaaaaataaataacaacaattaGAGCTGGTATTGTTAGAAACACTGGTAACTGAGATGATCTTACGAGCTTTACAAGTATTTCTGAGACAGAGCTCTGTAAAATTTTAGCACAGGGTAAACCTTCAACATGTCATCTTGACCCTGTTTGTACCATATTTTTGAAGAATGTTTTGAAGAGTGTCAAAAATGTTAAAGGCTTTTAAAACTGCAGTTGTGAAAACGATTCTAAAGATTCTAGTTTGAAGAAATAATTTAGATCATAGTGTCCTCAGCAACTACAGACCTGTATCCAACTTACCATTCATGAAAAAGATACTTGAAAAGgtcattttttagtttttaacttctgtatttattattttatttctgtattattaATCTACAATGTGTTGTCTTTGTAATTTTTTGTAATTGGCTAAatataaagcactttgagctacattttatgtatgaaaggtattatataaataaagctattgtattattattattattattatttatttatctatttattttattaaattattattataataggtAAGTTGTCACATCGGATCTCATCAACAAATATCACAACCAAGTCATTGGGAATATTGAtcttttgatcttttttttctcctttaaaattcaaaaccaaataTAACTTAACAATCAAATCAAATGGCCAGCTGGGCCAGATCTGGGATGGGTGGGGCCCCAAATATTTGCTTTTTAGAAAGATTATAGATCTTCAAATACACTAAGTACCCCTCTTTCTCTAAGATGCCATTAAACCATCCTGAAATCTAGGTTGGCTGGAGAAAAACGCTGAATTTATATAGTCGTTGCTATACCTTCTCCCGCCACCAAATATAATGCCCGATGTTGGGGCAAATTACCCCACGAAGTGTATTATTTTTCGGTAACAAAGTTAGTGCATTATCCCTCTTATACAATGGCCACTTgccaaagacaaaaaataatttactcaTATTTTCTACATGCTCTACCTTTGCAACTGCTCGACAACCACCTGTCACAACCAATGACTGATGCCAGTGACAATGATCTAGAAAGCTATCTGTCTTTATGCTCGCAAGGGTTTCTGCCAATAGCTTTGCCTATGGTTAACACACATGGTGAGATACTATAtatctctatactatatttcaaatgctatttagtactacaatgataagccatactgtttgaagaattataattaattatgttaaaatgaataagtcagtcattagaactgtgtgtctgttaaaacaaattgagctgcaaagtccagtttgtttaatgaaagtgcagagaacacttaatcaggtgtttacaaaccatggcattggatgcggcctgttttgactctgtgatgcagtccaagagatgtgggtctttgcaaagagatgttttgagttagtgatcaccagcccaatttgcctgcatcattatataggcgaaaggttaagacagctcagctttcatagagtgacagaacaTATTAAgacgggttaagagagacaatgtgatgatttatgacaaatgattggttagctataatatataaagactaggatacttcctactgttactttggaattctctgatctctggaagttctctggagcgcacagactccccagattaatctgttttatttttaactaaggatttataatgagcaactactgagtctgaatatttcttcaacatcattgctgccaaaacaacttcacccacgtaaaagggacgaggaggaaaagagacaaaaaatatttcctcaacaaaaCCCCGAAAGAAAGAACGCTTCGTTCGCAGTTGCCTATATTCCAGAACGACCACTAGAATATAAGCAATGAGAAGTAAGTAGCCTACCCTACAAAAACGTTTTTATTCATTGATTGCACATGGGTTAATCTGAATTTCGTTATGCTATTTTACAGTTGGTATTGACAGTCAAGCTTATTCTCACCATTTGTACAAAAACTAGCCTACAAGAATGATGAATATTTAACATAGCCGATCATGTTAATTCATAATGTGCTATGTGTAGACTAGTGTCAAATTTAACGGGTTAACACATGCGATTAATTTAATTAGCTGCAGTTTCTACTTACTTAGGCTAATTGTTAAAGATAGGGTGGTTAAAGATAAACCTGGTCATATATCTACACTTATGCCAAAATAAAGGTGTTTAGCACTCAAATAAATGtggtctttgttttgttttctgcgtTAATGTGTCGGaagaaaagagcaaatttgtCCGAACATTAATTTTCCGAAAAATGTTATAGACTACATAGATTTTTTGGTGTTTCGTTAAATAAAGTATAACACATTCAGTAACAGGCagagataaaaacttgatcgagGCTGTGTTGTCCTGATGTGCTTGGAGCAACCTACCAACCGATTGTCTTATGAAACTGCAGGGCAGTTTACGATAatttatgcagttttaaagcgaagggaaaatattgatttgatttagtttttaactgtttactgCTCTTGATAATCATCATTTTCGAAAgcatattcaattttttttacagctgCCTCAGCCTTTTGCACAGTTCTTTTAAGTTAGCTCAGAACCGTCAAGattataaaacatttcaaatgttgtgttgcaacAGCTCCTGGAAGTACTGTATGTGACAAAAAGCAGGTTTAACAATTGTGAGTGATGGGATAAACAGATGACAGACTAATTTAAAGTGAGTGTGATTTTAGTCCATAGGCATGCAGAATACCTGAAGTTTTTTTCGGTGGTGCTAATGGTCACATTGGCTTTCCTGGTAAGTATTGCATGCGCTTATATTTTTACTGATATAAAAATAgcaaaaatgcaaatacatttttgatcaAAAGCTAGTGAGACAGCAGGAAATTAAGAAAACGAATTCCAGAATAAATAATTGATTTCAAGAAACGAGAAAGGTCTAAATTCCAGTGAGGTATGACCAAACAGACAGGAAAATCACCACAGCTATAACTGGGTGGAGTAAGATTATCTACAGCTCTGTATTAAGCCCCGACTGGTTTCATTTGCCCCATGAGAAAATACACCAATGAGATCATCCCCCGCGATCGAGAAACTCTTAATATTACACACTGTGGCTCACAAGCCACCGGGAGACAGACCACTGTGTGTGATAATATGCAAACGACTGTGACTATTGTCCCAGCGGTGACCCCACCCACTGGGTGTGTATACAAAATAAGGCTCAGCAATGCTCCTCGGTCCCCTCAGATAAAGAATCCCACAACCTACCAATGCTGCTGACAGGAGACAGACTCACAGTTAAGGACAACTATTGACTGAATCCTGACCTAACATTTTAGGGAAGATGTTTCTGGACCCAAGCTTATGTTCTCCTCATTACAGTGGGTACATACATTGTAATCACTTGAAAGAGCTCCAGAGAAGAGTCATGTAAACTGGTATAACATTGGATTGTATAACATTGGATTTTCGTGCTTCTCCATAATTTAATCTTCACCCATCTCTATATGATGATAATAGGGCATCATTTGGATGAAGAAAGACACAAAATCAAAAAGATTGTTCCCTGTTCCTGCCTCACATCACAACAGCACTAAATCTGATGACCTGCACatccctctcacccctctcacCACTCTCACGACCAAGCCTGTGGCTCATATTGGTATGGCCCCAGATGAGGTGCACCAAAGCACTGCTCCATCCACCACATATTTCCACATTCCCGGGCTGGGGAAGAGCTACAAGGTAGGGGAGGAGCTACGTGTCACTGTGGTGGCCAGGGATTTCCACCAGAAGCCCAAGCAATATGGAGGTGACTACTTCCAGGCTAAACTTTTCTCATCCAAACTGAAGGTAATCTTGATTCCATCCCTTGTTCAGGTCACGTGTCCTCTTTTTTTCCAGTCTGTACCTTTATTCTTGCAAAAAAAcgtcatatacagtatgtatggcaGGCAtacaaaaaagtacatttttttgtcatgtcCATTCCCTGTGCCCattgtttttcccttttctctgtgcttctctctgtgtttctctgtctttttCAGTGTAAGCCCCTAGCGTTTTGCCTATTGTTACCCTATGTGCTCTCCGTAGTCTGTAATATCGTGTCTCCACCTCCCACCCgttatatgtatttccttcctgtcattctgCTATGCCTCTCACCTGTTGCTTGTTGTCTGTTAATCAATgttgtatttaagcctgtccttTTCGGTTCTAGTTGGTAGTTCATCTTTTCCAGTTTCAGAGTATGCTATTGTTTATCGCCttccccccagttctagcctatATTGTTCTGATCTGTTTTTCCCAgcctgtttgtctgtgcattctttttggattttctgtttttttgattctctgcctggttttggtTTCGTATTTGTACCTTCGCTTGTTTGGTTACcggtttttgaacttttttttgaTCTGATTCCCCTctatgtacctgtctgcctggtttttggattACGTACTTGGTCTGCCCCGCGTTAATAAGCCTGCTTTTTTCATGTTATCCCTGAGTCTACTCTTGGTTCCTTGGTTCCTGGTTCTGGTTCATGACCATTTTTATTGCATGGTGTGTTCTAAAGACCATTTTCTGctccttttattttttggtcCAGGCTAGTGTGTTTGGGGAGGTGACAGATCTGGAGAATGGGTCCTACTCAGTGCACTTTCTCCTGCCCTGGTCTGGGGAGGCTCGGGTAGCTGTACGCCTGATCCACTCTAGCGAGGCTGTGCAGGTCCTGAAACAACTCCGGAAGTATCAGTCTGTTCGTGGGAACAGGTCTCAATGGGGAAAAGCTTAAAGAGACGATGGAGTGCAATTCAAAGTGGGATGGGGCTGGTCTGGAAcgtatgcagaagagtaacTGCTGTGAGTATCCAGACCAAAAAGCAGGAGAGGTGTGGTTGTGCAAGAGGTCTACCATGTGATGGGGGGCGACAGGGCGAAGCTTGGGACTCTGCAAAAAAAGCTTGTGGACAAGTAAGAAAAAGTGGGGGCTTGAGGGTGGGTTATCTTATAAAGTAGTTCAAATAAGGAGGGATTTTGCTGATTAACTGTGAATATTGTCTAATTGtgaatatatatagatatttaaTTCTTGTGCACCTTCCCTTCCACAGCAAATTTACCAATCAATGGATTAAAGGGAAGAACAACAAAATTACAATTAATCCCTCCAATACAACTGTTGGTATGTATGCATTGTCATTGATATCGCATTGAATATGAGCACCTGTTTCAGCTCTGATGAGCATTGCCTAATTGAATATAGCCACTTCAATGTAATGAATTTGAGCATTGCTATTGCTGTGCTAATATGTATAGCTAGAGTAGCTTGCTTCAGAATTTAAGGTTTATTCTTCCCTGGGTCTGTTTCAGGTGCAACAGAGAGATGCAGACCTGGGCTGCAAATCCCAGTCCCAGCTGGGTTCTACATGAGGGACGTGTGGACCTCTCTGGTCTGCACCACCGGCCATTTTAATGCTCCCaaaattacagagagagagctcttcATGATGGGAGACTCCACCATGAGGCAGTGGTACCATTATCTTGGAAGTTCTGTGCCCAGTAAGATATCTTCCTTCCTGCTACCTTCTAGGATAGGAATGGTTAACATTGATTATTCttgattaatatttttaaattgtcattgaagcacacagacacacatcatgTATTCATATAAATCTTATGTGAAATGGGCTGGTGTTGGGCGTTCTCTTTTaggta is a window of Conger conger chromosome 1, fConCon1.1, whole genome shotgun sequence DNA encoding:
- the LOC133135332 gene encoding NXPE family member 3-like, whose product is MAPDEVHQSTAPSTTYFHIPGLGKSYKVGEELRVTVVARDFHQKPKQYGGDYFQAKLFSSKLKASVFGEVTDLENGSYSVHFLLPWSGEARVAVRLIHSSEAVQVLKQLRKYQSVRATERCRPGLQIPVPAGFYMRDVWTSLVCTTGHFNAPKITERELFMMGDSTMRQWYHYLGSSVPSMKYINLHSTEQAGPLLAVDVENNIVLHWRAHGTPLRSKAAPFVDWHYISNAIDSIAGGSRKVIIFNIWVHFTTHPLEYYIRRVARIRQAVIALLKRAPDTIVAIKSANTGSKQNVYGSDWFSIQLETILRTAFQGINVAFIDVWQMTSCHYSPESIHPNPTVIGNEINLLLSFICPV